One stretch of Brachyhypopomus gauderio isolate BG-103 chromosome 8, BGAUD_0.2, whole genome shotgun sequence DNA includes these proteins:
- the cobll1a gene encoding uncharacterized protein cobll1a isoform X1, translating to MCKGTRKSRLKKHAIIGHKQRKFQDSLPHFSVHTHTHTHTHTHPMEQEELTDRDLAMTVQVPGGQETSVSVNSSKPVMDLFISLCGQYHLNPSDHIIELISANQNHIKFKPNSMIGSLEAERLVLKHKGREDSNKMVPNVPVATVRLMVNYRQSHKAVVRVNPKVPLAELMPAVCDKCEFDPNTTVLLRDSQSEHSLDLTKTLNDYGIRELYAKDKVVSSASKNTATSCDKGHKKEKLETETKWQGAEENSGFFSLFRRPKTSVKQGAPNTSISAMSSLRSNTQVADGSRPQVNSATPAPPMSIPKKRRAPQPPRMPCSQSPSQSLTLPADSRKGMLSRVSSAESSLKSTKRQAPPPPRSNSLPDRVDEESCRVGATPNLSSLEKTQEEASPSHLSDSTSNQYSGFTTDCSSISSPSLMTEILYEYMDILKAQKQEELSSDRSSVTFLPPTVIQSPALQLAPSSHATVPDSDPIQPPGCGLRYCSQREGLTTFTVVPPRRQPSLRHYEVLVTLEAQGSLEGSRQTGILDAIINGTDNLEWRNNKTENLDPKKSENLELKSAEMVIGEKGESKSENLEEGTRELGILSAEKAFGNLKLNADTEKHHPEEKEKIKDQGTEEEDDVEEYRERRNNIHKCRSNLEWTNNGAENSEPKKTESLDPNDTEMVSLQKTRVQSENLEKMKSEMAIQEASGKAFGKLTTDTATDAEEHPEVEIEDLEKVEDLVLKEEKRDWVEEYKIRRRRFQGDVDDRKAVKLDRWTKEFEEGVRCRKVSESVKLEEGAPPSSSAYCKEGEQDKHEEQERKVKIRTERKKEDISMMLAKSSSYGHMSDIFDSCCADNPSSDSKPYPPLNLQPPAPSQSKLNPKPSISNHQPSSMLTPTPSGDPELDSSSSPILHSIDDPPPPSPVSLFALAVSQRAQSLRNKEFTLTPSVQGSTPPPPRFFSQTLPSQGSTSQSPLSIGLRAESSFPSEASQPLSVPASQLQGGVAETPHSTHTQ from the exons ATGTGCAAAGGAACGAGAAAGTCTAGACTCAAAAAACACGCAA TAATAGGACACAAACAAAGGAAATTCCAGGATTCCCTTCCCCACTtctcagtccacacacacacacacacacacacacacacccacccaatgGAGCAGGAGGAGCTGACTGACAGAGATCTGGCCATGACTGTGCAGGTCCCAGGAGGACAGGAGACATCAGTTTCAGTGAAcagcag TAAACCAGTGATGGACTTGTTCATCAGTCTGTGTGGTCAGTACCACCTTAACCCGTCAGACCACATCATTGAGCTTATCTCCGCCAATCAGAACCATATCAAATTCAAACCCAACTCTATGATTGGCTCCCTGGAAGCTGAGCGACTTGTGCTTAAACATAAAGGACGTGAAGACAGTAACAAAATGGTGCCCAACGTACCAGTA GCAACGGTGCGTCTGATGGTAAATTACAGACAGTCCCATAAGGCTGTGGTTCGTGTCAACCCCAAGGTTCCCTTAGCTGAGCTAATGCCTGCTGTGTGTGACAAATGTGAATTTGACCCAAACACCACCGTCTTGCTGAGAGACAGTCAGTCAGAGCACTCTCTAGATCTCACCAAAACCCTCAATGACTACGGCATCAGAGAGCTGTATGCCAAAGACAAag TTGTTTCAAGTGCTTCAAAGAACACAGCAACATCATGTGATAAag GTCACAAAAAGGAAAAGCTGGAGACTGAAACGAAATGGCAGGGAGCAGAAGAGAACAGCGGATTCTTCAGCTTGTTCCGGAGACCCAAGACATCCGTCAAACAG GGGGCGCCCAACACCAGCATATCTGCCATGTCTTCCCTGCGGAGTAACACCCAGGTGGCTGATGGGAGCCGTCCTCAAGTGAACTCGGCCACGCCCGCACCACCCATGAGTATACCTAAGAAAAGGCGGGCGCCACAACCTCCCAGAATGCCTTGCTCCCAGAGCCCCAGCCAGTCTCTCACTCTGCCAGCTGACAGCAGGAAG ggtatGCTTAGTCGAGTTTCTTCCGCTGAGTCCTCTCTTAAAAGTACAAAGCGTCAAGCTCCTCCCCCGCCACGCAGTAACTCCTTACCAGACCGTGTTGATGAAG AGAGTTGCCGTGTAGGAGCCACACCTAACCTTTCCTCATTGGAGAAAACTCAAGAAGAGGCCTCACCATCACATTTGAGTGACAGCACTTCCAACCAATACAGTGGTTTTACAACTGACTGTTCATCCATCTCATCACCCTCTCTAATGACAGAGATCCTGTATGAATACATGGATATATTGAAGGCCCAGAAGCAAGAAGAACTCTCATCTGATAGGAG TTCTGTCACATTTTTACCCCCAACAGTGATTCAGTCACCAGCCCTGCAGTTGGCGCCTAGCTCCCACGCCACAGTGCCAGACTCTGACCCCATACAGCCCCCTGGCTGTGGACTGAGGTACTGCTCCCAGAGAGAGGGCCTCACCACATTCACTGTGGTGCCCCCGAGAAGACAGCCAAGCCTCAGACACTATGAGGTCCTTGTAACTCTGGAGGCCCAAGGCTCTCTGGAGGGTTCAAGACAGACAGGGATACTAGACGCCATTATCAATGGCACAGATAATCTGGAGTGGAGGAATAATAAGACTGAGAATTTAGATCCAAAAAAGTCTGAGAATCTAGAGCTGAAGAGTGCTGAGATGGTGATTGGAGAAAAAGGAGAGAGCAAAAGTGAGAATCTAGAGGAAGGGACTAGAGAGCTGGGTATTCTATCAGCAGAGAAAGCCTTTGGCAATTTGAAACTGAATGCAGATACAGAGAAACACCATCcagaggagaaagaaaagataaaagaccagggcacagaggaagaagATGATGTAGAAGAGTATAGAGAGAGGAGGAATAATATTCACAAATGCAGATCGAATTTGGAGTGGACAAATAATGGGGCGGAGAATTCAGAACCAAAGAAGACTGAGAGTCTAGATCCAAATGACACTGAGATGGTAAGTCTACAAAAAACACGTGTCCAGAGTGAGAATCTAGAAAAAATGAAGAGTGAGATGGCAATACAAGAAGCATCGGGAAAAGCATTTGGTAAATTAACAACTGATACAGCTACAGATGCAGAGGAACACCCTGAGGTGGAGATAGAAGACCTGGAGAAGGTGGAAGACCTTGTTTTAAAGGAAGAAAAGAGGGATTGGGTAGAGGAATACAAGATAAGGAGGAGAAGATTTCAAGGTGATGTTGACGACAGGAAGGCAGTGAAATTGGACAGATGGACGAAGGAGTTTGAAGAAGGGGTGAGATGCAGaaaagtgagtgagagtgtgaagtTGGAAGAAGGTGCTCCTCCCTCGAGTTCTGCTTACtgcaaggaaggtgagcaagaCAAACATGAGGAACAAGAGAGAAAGGTGAAGATTAGgacggagagaaagaaagaagacatTTCCATGATGCTAGCAAAATCTTCCAGCTATGGCCACATGTCCGATATCTTTGACTCTTGCTGTGCTGATAACCCTTCCTCTGACTCTAAACCATATCCACCCCTCAATCTCCAGCCACCAGCCCCTTCCCAATCCAAGCTCAATCCAAAACCATCCATCAGTAATCACCAACCTAGTTCAATGCTTACACCTACTCCATCAGGAGATCCCGAACTAGACTCCTCCTCCAGTCCTATACTCCACTCCATTGATGACCCTCCTCCTCCGAGCCCTGTGTCTCTCTTTGCTTTGGCTGTCTCTCAGAGAGCCCAGAGTCTCAGGAATAAAGAGTTCACTTTAACTCCATCTGTTCAAGGCtcaactccacctcctccaAGGTTCTTCTCACAAACCCTGCCCTCTCAAGGGTCTACCTCTCAGTCCCCACTCTCCATCGGATTAAGAGCTGAAAGTTCTTTCCCCTCAGAAGCTTCTCAACCACTGTCAGTTCCTGCAAGCCAGCTGCAAGGAGGCGTTGCAGAAACTccccattccacacacacacagtga
- the cobll1a gene encoding uncharacterized protein cobll1a isoform X2, producing the protein MEQEELTDRDLAMTVQVPGGQETSVSVNSSKPVMDLFISLCGQYHLNPSDHIIELISANQNHIKFKPNSMIGSLEAERLVLKHKGREDSNKMVPNVPVATVRLMVNYRQSHKAVVRVNPKVPLAELMPAVCDKCEFDPNTTVLLRDSQSEHSLDLTKTLNDYGIRELYAKDKVVSSASKNTATSCDKGHKKEKLETETKWQGAEENSGFFSLFRRPKTSVKQGAPNTSISAMSSLRSNTQVADGSRPQVNSATPAPPMSIPKKRRAPQPPRMPCSQSPSQSLTLPADSRKGMLSRVSSAESSLKSTKRQAPPPPRSNSLPDRVDEESCRVGATPNLSSLEKTQEEASPSHLSDSTSNQYSGFTTDCSSISSPSLMTEILYEYMDILKAQKQEELSSDRSSVTFLPPTVIQSPALQLAPSSHATVPDSDPIQPPGCGLRYCSQREGLTTFTVVPPRRQPSLRHYEVLVTLEAQGSLEGSRQTGILDAIINGTDNLEWRNNKTENLDPKKSENLELKSAEMVIGEKGESKSENLEEGTRELGILSAEKAFGNLKLNADTEKHHPEEKEKIKDQGTEEEDDVEEYRERRNNIHKCRSNLEWTNNGAENSEPKKTESLDPNDTEMVSLQKTRVQSENLEKMKSEMAIQEASGKAFGKLTTDTATDAEEHPEVEIEDLEKVEDLVLKEEKRDWVEEYKIRRRRFQGDVDDRKAVKLDRWTKEFEEGVRCRKVSESVKLEEGAPPSSSAYCKEGEQDKHEEQERKVKIRTERKKEDISMMLAKSSSYGHMSDIFDSCCADNPSSDSKPYPPLNLQPPAPSQSKLNPKPSISNHQPSSMLTPTPSGDPELDSSSSPILHSIDDPPPPSPVSLFALAVSQRAQSLRNKEFTLTPSVQGSTPPPPRFFSQTLPSQGSTSQSPLSIGLRAESSFPSEASQPLSVPASQLQGGVAETPHSTHTQ; encoded by the exons atgGAGCAGGAGGAGCTGACTGACAGAGATCTGGCCATGACTGTGCAGGTCCCAGGAGGACAGGAGACATCAGTTTCAGTGAAcagcag TAAACCAGTGATGGACTTGTTCATCAGTCTGTGTGGTCAGTACCACCTTAACCCGTCAGACCACATCATTGAGCTTATCTCCGCCAATCAGAACCATATCAAATTCAAACCCAACTCTATGATTGGCTCCCTGGAAGCTGAGCGACTTGTGCTTAAACATAAAGGACGTGAAGACAGTAACAAAATGGTGCCCAACGTACCAGTA GCAACGGTGCGTCTGATGGTAAATTACAGACAGTCCCATAAGGCTGTGGTTCGTGTCAACCCCAAGGTTCCCTTAGCTGAGCTAATGCCTGCTGTGTGTGACAAATGTGAATTTGACCCAAACACCACCGTCTTGCTGAGAGACAGTCAGTCAGAGCACTCTCTAGATCTCACCAAAACCCTCAATGACTACGGCATCAGAGAGCTGTATGCCAAAGACAAag TTGTTTCAAGTGCTTCAAAGAACACAGCAACATCATGTGATAAag GTCACAAAAAGGAAAAGCTGGAGACTGAAACGAAATGGCAGGGAGCAGAAGAGAACAGCGGATTCTTCAGCTTGTTCCGGAGACCCAAGACATCCGTCAAACAG GGGGCGCCCAACACCAGCATATCTGCCATGTCTTCCCTGCGGAGTAACACCCAGGTGGCTGATGGGAGCCGTCCTCAAGTGAACTCGGCCACGCCCGCACCACCCATGAGTATACCTAAGAAAAGGCGGGCGCCACAACCTCCCAGAATGCCTTGCTCCCAGAGCCCCAGCCAGTCTCTCACTCTGCCAGCTGACAGCAGGAAG ggtatGCTTAGTCGAGTTTCTTCCGCTGAGTCCTCTCTTAAAAGTACAAAGCGTCAAGCTCCTCCCCCGCCACGCAGTAACTCCTTACCAGACCGTGTTGATGAAG AGAGTTGCCGTGTAGGAGCCACACCTAACCTTTCCTCATTGGAGAAAACTCAAGAAGAGGCCTCACCATCACATTTGAGTGACAGCACTTCCAACCAATACAGTGGTTTTACAACTGACTGTTCATCCATCTCATCACCCTCTCTAATGACAGAGATCCTGTATGAATACATGGATATATTGAAGGCCCAGAAGCAAGAAGAACTCTCATCTGATAGGAG TTCTGTCACATTTTTACCCCCAACAGTGATTCAGTCACCAGCCCTGCAGTTGGCGCCTAGCTCCCACGCCACAGTGCCAGACTCTGACCCCATACAGCCCCCTGGCTGTGGACTGAGGTACTGCTCCCAGAGAGAGGGCCTCACCACATTCACTGTGGTGCCCCCGAGAAGACAGCCAAGCCTCAGACACTATGAGGTCCTTGTAACTCTGGAGGCCCAAGGCTCTCTGGAGGGTTCAAGACAGACAGGGATACTAGACGCCATTATCAATGGCACAGATAATCTGGAGTGGAGGAATAATAAGACTGAGAATTTAGATCCAAAAAAGTCTGAGAATCTAGAGCTGAAGAGTGCTGAGATGGTGATTGGAGAAAAAGGAGAGAGCAAAAGTGAGAATCTAGAGGAAGGGACTAGAGAGCTGGGTATTCTATCAGCAGAGAAAGCCTTTGGCAATTTGAAACTGAATGCAGATACAGAGAAACACCATCcagaggagaaagaaaagataaaagaccagggcacagaggaagaagATGATGTAGAAGAGTATAGAGAGAGGAGGAATAATATTCACAAATGCAGATCGAATTTGGAGTGGACAAATAATGGGGCGGAGAATTCAGAACCAAAGAAGACTGAGAGTCTAGATCCAAATGACACTGAGATGGTAAGTCTACAAAAAACACGTGTCCAGAGTGAGAATCTAGAAAAAATGAAGAGTGAGATGGCAATACAAGAAGCATCGGGAAAAGCATTTGGTAAATTAACAACTGATACAGCTACAGATGCAGAGGAACACCCTGAGGTGGAGATAGAAGACCTGGAGAAGGTGGAAGACCTTGTTTTAAAGGAAGAAAAGAGGGATTGGGTAGAGGAATACAAGATAAGGAGGAGAAGATTTCAAGGTGATGTTGACGACAGGAAGGCAGTGAAATTGGACAGATGGACGAAGGAGTTTGAAGAAGGGGTGAGATGCAGaaaagtgagtgagagtgtgaagtTGGAAGAAGGTGCTCCTCCCTCGAGTTCTGCTTACtgcaaggaaggtgagcaagaCAAACATGAGGAACAAGAGAGAAAGGTGAAGATTAGgacggagagaaagaaagaagacatTTCCATGATGCTAGCAAAATCTTCCAGCTATGGCCACATGTCCGATATCTTTGACTCTTGCTGTGCTGATAACCCTTCCTCTGACTCTAAACCATATCCACCCCTCAATCTCCAGCCACCAGCCCCTTCCCAATCCAAGCTCAATCCAAAACCATCCATCAGTAATCACCAACCTAGTTCAATGCTTACACCTACTCCATCAGGAGATCCCGAACTAGACTCCTCCTCCAGTCCTATACTCCACTCCATTGATGACCCTCCTCCTCCGAGCCCTGTGTCTCTCTTTGCTTTGGCTGTCTCTCAGAGAGCCCAGAGTCTCAGGAATAAAGAGTTCACTTTAACTCCATCTGTTCAAGGCtcaactccacctcctccaAGGTTCTTCTCACAAACCCTGCCCTCTCAAGGGTCTACCTCTCAGTCCCCACTCTCCATCGGATTAAGAGCTGAAAGTTCTTTCCCCTCAGAAGCTTCTCAACCACTGTCAGTTCCTGCAAGCCAGCTGCAAGGAGGCGTTGCAGAAACTccccattccacacacacacagtga